From Rutidosis leptorrhynchoides isolate AG116_Rl617_1_P2 chromosome 3, CSIRO_AGI_Rlap_v1, whole genome shotgun sequence, a single genomic window includes:
- the LOC139895735 gene encoding wound-induced protein 1-like: protein MMRLLTGVNSDDADFFEFVPLSVDSFGSTVIIEGCDQAREITWIHAWTVNSYGIITQVREYFNTSLTVTRFGSNSVKSVAISSTSLHCPSVWVSSLSNRVGKSVPGLVLAI, encoded by the exons ATGATGCGATTGCTCACCGGTGTTAATTCCGACGACGCTGACTTTTTTGAATTCGTTCCTCTTTCCGTTGACTCCTTTGGATCTACGGTCATCATTGAAGGCTGTGATCAAGCTCGTGAAATTACCTGGATTCACGCGTGGACTGTTAATTCGTATGGTATAATCACTCAG GTACGGGAGTATTTCAACACCTCGTTAACTGTAACTCGTTTTGGTAGTAACTCCGTTAAATCGGTTGCTATTAGTAGTACTTCGCTTCATTGTCCATCTGTTTGGGTAAGCAGCCTTTCAAACCGGGTCGGGAAGTCGGTTCCGGGTTTGGTACTTGCGATATAA